The DNA window GGCGTCCGAAGCAGCCGGGCGCCTTTGTTTTCGCGAGGTTGAGTGGGGCACGAGGGTTGCTGTACTGGCTCCCGTCCCCATCGTGAAGGCACGGTGGGGCCTGCTCTCGAAGGAGCCCCCCGATGCGCCCCATCCTCGCACTGTCCCTGGCCCTCCTCGTCGCCGCGTGTGGCGGGAGTGGCGTTCCCCCCGATGAGCTCGTCGAGTCCGCCAAGGCGCGTGTCGAGCGCGCGGCGGCGGCGGGACATCTGGCGCGGAGCGCGCTGGAGATGTTGGGGGTGATGCCCGTGTACACGTGCGGCGAGCCGCGCCGCGCCTTCCTGGATGTCGCGACGGTAGACGTGGGCAAGCGGCTGTCGTGTGTCACCACCAGCATCCGGTCCATGGACGCGGTGACGGACGCGGTGGTGTTCACCTTCGCCGAGCGCGGCTGCGAGATTCACGGGCTGAAGTTCACCGGCCGCGCCGTCCTCCAGTATCGCGGCGGTGAGGACCGGATGGAGGTCGAGGCGAGCCTGCGCGAGCTGCAGGTCGACGGACAGCCGCTGGACGTCGCGGCGGGTTACGGCACCTGCGGGGACCAGACGAGCGCCTGGGCGCAGGTCTACACCGCGGTGCCAGGACAGCCGGGCCATGGGATTCAGCTCGACGTCCGGGTGACCCAGCGTCCGGGGCTCCCGTTCCTGGGGGGCTCCACGCTGATTCTCGACGGCCAGGGGGCGCTGGTCATCCCCGATGGAAGGGTGGATCAGCTCACCTTCACCACCCTCAAGTACGAGGTGGGCGAATTCCTGCCCAAGGAAGGAACGCTCACGTTGCAGACGGTGGACGGACACTTCGTAGAGGCGAGCTTCCAACCAAGCCTGTGGCGGCTGGGCAAGGTGAAGCTGACGGTGGATGACCACGAGTCCGTGACGGTGCCCATCGTCCGTTAGCACGGAGTACACGCGCCCTGGCTTTCCGCTAGGGTGCGGCCTCGTGAGCGACGACGTCACGATTCCCGCATTCCGCTCCGTGCCGCGCACGGGCGTCATCTACGTCACCGCCGAGGCCACGCGCCGAGGCTACCGTTCCAGCGACCCCGACTGGTGCAACCTGGGCCAGGGGCAGCCGGAGACGGGAGACCTGCCGGGCGCCCCACCCCGGCTGAACACGGTGAACATCGACGTGGCGGACATGGAGTACGCCCCCGTCGCCGGCCTGTGGGACGTGCGCGAGGCCATCGCCAGTCTCTACAACCGCCTCTACCGCCGGGGCATGCCCAGCCAGTACAGCGCGGAGAACGTGTGTCTGTCGGGAGGAGGACGCGCGGCCCTCACGCGCGCGGCGGCGAGCCTGGGCAGCATCAACCTGGGCCACTTCCTGCCGGACTACACGGCCTACGAGGAGCTGCTGGACGTCTTCAAGGCGTTCACCGCCATCCCCATCCTCCTGGAAGGCGAGCGCGGCTACGCCTTCACCCACGAGGACCTGCGCCGCGAGGTGCAGGGCCGCGGCCTGTCCGCGCTGCTCTTCTCCAACCCGTGCAACCCCACCGGCAAGCTGGTGCACGGCGAGGAGATGGCGCGCTGGGTGGGCGTCGCGCGCGAGCAGGAGTGCGTGCTGCTCATCGACGAGTTCTATTCGCACTACATCTGGACGGGCCGCCCCGGGCACCTGCCCGTCGAGAGCGCCGCGCGCTACGTCGAGGACGTGAACCGCGACCCCGTGGTCATGTTCGACGGCTTCACCAAGAACTGGCGCTACCCGGGTTGGCGCATGACGTGGACGGTGGGGCCCAAGCAGGTGATTGAGGCCGTCTCCAGCGCGGGCAGCTTCCTGGACGGCGGTGGCAGCCGGCCCTTGCAGCGCGCGGCCATTCCGATGCTCCAGGAGGAGCCGGTGGTGGCGGAGACGTTGGCCATCCACACCGCGTTCCGCGAGAAGCGAGACCGCTTCCACTCGCGGCTGGAGCGGCTGGGCATCCGCACGGACCGGGCGCCGGATGGGACGTTCTACGTCTGGGGCAACGTGTCCGGACTGCCCGCGCCGCTCAACGACGGCATGGGCTTCTTCCGCGCGGCGCTGGAGCACAAAATCATCACCGTGCCCGGCGAGTTCTTCGACGTGAACCCGGGCAAGCGCCGCGCCCGTCCCTCGCGCTTCCGCAGCTACGTGCGCCTGTCCTTCGGCCCGTCCATGGAGGTGCTGGAGAAGGCCCTCGGCCGGCTGGAGGCCATGGTGCTCCAGCACAGCCGCGTCTGATTCGCGCCGTCCGCTGCGCCCCGGCGAGAAGCTCTATGCTGGGGCGCACATGAGACTGCCCTCCTCCCGGCTCGCGCTGCTCGGCGTCCTCTACTTCGTGCAGGGGATGCCGTTCGGCTTCCAGGCCACCGCGCTCCCCGTCTATCTGCGCGAGCAAGGGGTGTCTCTCACCACGCTGGGCTTCGTCGGTGTCCTCGCGCTGCCGTGGGGACTCAAGGCCCTGTGGGCGCCGCTGGTGGACCGCTACCACTCCTCGCGACTGGGACGCCGCCGCTCGTGGATTCTCCCGATGCAGGCGGGCCTGACGCTCACGTGTGTGGCCGCGGGGATGCTCACCTCGGAGGGAGGCTCGCTGCATCTGCTGTTGGGGCTCATCCTGGTGATGAACCTCTTCGCGGCGACGCAGGACATCGCGGTGGATGGGCTCGCGGTAGACATGCTGCGCCCGGAGGAGCTGGGGCTGGGCAACTCCGTGCAGGTGGTGGGCTACAAGCTGGGCATGCTCACCGGAGGGGGACTGCTGGTCTGGGCCAGCAAGTACCTGGGCTGGCCGGGCCTGTTCCTCTCCATGGCCGCGCTGTGCGCCGTCGCCTTCGTCGTCACGTTGTTCGCGCGGGAGGTGCCGCCGCGTGAGTCCTCCGCTGAGTCCGCTTCGGAGAGGACTTCGGAGAGGTTGAGCTGGGCACAGTGGTGGGAGCACATCCGGACGTTGGTGACGGGGCCTGGCGTTGGATGGCTGCTGCTCTTCATCGGCACGTACAAGCTGGGCGAGACGATGGCGGATGTCCTCTACAAGCCCTTCCTCGTCGACGCGGGCATCCCCTCGTGGCGCATCGGCCAGTGGGTGGGGACGTGGGGCAACGTGGCGTCCATCGTCGGCTCCATCGCCGGAGGGGTGCTCGCCATGCGGATGCCCATGCTGGGGGCGCTGGGGCTCACCGCATCGCTGCGCGTGTTCCCGCTGGTGGGACGGTGGTGGCTCGCGAGCCATGGCGTCAGTGATGCGGGTGTCATCGGCGTCACGCTCGCGGAGGAGCTGGTGGGCGGCGCGCTCACGACGGTGATGTTCGCGTTCATGATGTCGCGCGTGGACCGAAGCATCGGCGCGACACACTACACGCTGCTGGCCAGCATCGAGGTCTGGGGCAAGGCGCCCGCGGGCCCGATTGCGGGATGGCTCGCGGATTCGACACATGGGCTCGGGTGGGGCTACGCGCCGGTGTTCCTGCTGGGCGCCGCGCTGTCCGTGGCCTTCCTCGTGTTGTTGATTCCGTTGCGACAACAACACGCGCGCGAGGTGGCCGTCGCTCTCACAGGATGAGCGCGGCGTCCGGTCCTGGGACAGCGAAACAGTGTCAGCCACGGCTGCTAACTGTTTCCGCGCAGTCCTCCTCCAACTTCACGGGAAGAACTTCCCGTGAGAGGGATTCCGCATGTCTTCCTCAGTCATGAAGTCATTGGTGGGCGGTATCGTGTTGCTGTCCGCGCCCGTGGCGTTCGCAGGCAGCAGCACCACCATCCCCGCCTTCAACACCGCGATTGCCGCGGCCCGGGCGACGACGAGCCCGGGAGGCACCGCCATTCTCCGCTCGGAGCTGAGCGACGCCGTCGACGGCTTCCTGTTCGACGACGGCCACGTGGACGCCGCCGAGCGGGCCTACCTGGGAGACCGCATCAACAACGCGTCGTTCAACGTGGGCCTAACCGCCTTCGCCAAGTACTACCTGATTGATTTCCACGAGCTGAACGACGGGGCGACGACGCACGCGCCGCTGTGGCTCACCTCGATGCCGCAGACGCCCGCGGCGCTGTATGGCGCCTCCGGGGCCCTGGCGAACGCCTCCACCATCGTCGAGGGCGAAATCCCCGTTGGGCAGAGCGGCGTGGCCAACCAGTTCACGCTGACGTACAAGGCACGCGCCGTGTTCGGTGAGCAGTCCGGCCGGGAGTTCTTCCCCATCACGCCCCGCGAGGTCATTGCGCGGTTCTCCGCGAGCATGGAGAACGGCACCGCCAGCCCCGACGAAGTCGATGGCGCGATGGCGCTCATCTCCCAGATTTCCCTCAACAGCAAACTCATCTACGTCTCGGATTGGTACTGCCGCGAGTACTGCGGCTCTGGGGGTCCGGGCAGCACCGCGGGCTACACCATCGCGGCGGTGAGCGCGAACCGGCGCTTCGTGCGCATGGTGAACGTGCGCACCTGGTCGGAGTGAGCGAGCCTCAGTGCCGCACGCGCCACTCGAGCCCCGCGGGAGGAAAGGTGCCTCCGACGTGGGTCCACTCAAGGCGCACCTGACGGCGACCCTCGGGAGGAAGCGCTAGGACCGCCAGCACCCGGCCCTCTCCGCGTTGATTGACGCGGACATCCACGCGCTGGCCATCCACCTTCATCGCGAGGTTCAGGACGCCAGCCTGAGGGAAGAACTGCTCCTCGGGATGAAGCCGCGGCGAGGTGAGCAGCAACTCCACCTCGCACGGCTCGGGGGCTGGGTTCTCCAGCGTGTACGCCAGCTCATACGAGACGCCCCGGCCTCCGTCGCAGGTCCGGGGCGTCCGCGTGGCATCGCTTCGCGGGGTGGGCGTCAAGACTCCGACGTCGGCCGCGGTGCCCACATGTCCGCGGGACATGGACATGATGAGGTCTCCATCGACGTCGCCGCGAGACAAGCGCAGGGAGCGGCCACCGACGAAGGTGCTTCCCGCTTCGAGCACGCCTTGCAGGGGAGGAAAGGCGGCGACGGTGAGGAGCGATTCGTCGTCTCCGCTGGTGGCCAGCGGGTGCTCGCCTCGTGCGATGGCGGCGAGTTCTTCGGCGGTGAGGGAGAGCGGGCTGGACACCGTCGCCCATCGGAATCGTGCGCCAGGGTCCACCTGCCCCTTCGCATCCACGGCCGTGACGTTCACGAGGGCGCAGAGCGTGCCACCTTTCTCGTGGCGTGCCTCCAGGACGAGCGCTGTCGCGCCGGGCTTCACGGTGAGCCGCCCCTCGAAGCTTCCGCGTGTTCCCAGGCGCACGGACTCCAGGCGGGACAGGTCGAGGTCGTCACGGAGCAGCGGGAGGGCCTCGCGTTCCGGCTCGGCGCGGAGGTCCAGGTGTGAATCCATCAGGCCCGCTGCGAGCACCGCGGAGGGGCCTCGGAAGAACAGGCCCTGGGGGTCCGGCACCTTGCCGTGCTCCGTGGACACGAGCCCCGTGAGGTCCTCGTCGAGCGGTTCCTGGTGGTGGGGATTGAAGGGCTCGCCGCGTGCGTCGCGGGGGAACTGCGGCGTGAGGTACTTGGAGAAGAGGCCGCCCTTGATTTCGAGGTGGATGGGGCGGCCCGAGGTGTTCCGTAGGACGAGGGAGCAACGCTGTGCGCCCTCGGGAGGTGAGGCCTGGACGCGTCGTCCCTTGGCGTCCTCGATGAAGGTCTCGCCCACGCGATTGACGGCGCGGAGGAACAGGCGTGCCTGGCTGGAGAAGGTGTAGCCGCCCTCACTCTTCCCGGGGACCATGCGCCCCATCGTCGACCCGATGACGCCCGAGGTTCGAATCGTCTCGGGGCTCGTGTGGATGAGGAGCGGGGCACCCATGAAGGTGCCTCGCACGGGCGCAAGCGCGGAGATGGGGAGGACATCCGAGTCGAGGGCACCCACAGTCAGTGGTGGCCGCGTGTGCTTCCGTGCCGCACGTGCCGAGGATGACTCTTGCGCTTCATTGGCGGATTCAGGGGCGGATTCAGGCCCGGTGTCTTCGTTCAGCGGGGACGATGACGTGCGTGCATCCGGAGCCTGGATCGGCACGCGCGGAGTGTTCCGCGGTGACTGCGACGCCCCTTCGCGTTTCGCCGCACGCTTCGCGGTGGCCGCGCCTCCCGTGGACCTGACCTCATCCTTGGGCGACCGCTCGTTCGTGTGGGGCTGAGCGGTCTCCCTCCTCGGCTGCGGACTCCCAGAGGGATTCACCGTTCTCTGCGCGTCCGCAGGTCCCTGCTCTGACTTCGCTCGCGCTTTCGGAGCCACAGCGTTCACAGCCTGCTTCGCTTGCGCCTTGGACGCCGTCGAGTTCGCGGCCTGCTTCGCCTGGCCCTTCGGAGCCGCCGCGCTCGCGGCCTGCTTCGGTGCCGACGCGGGCGCCGGCTTGCGCGCGGGGTCCGCCCCCTGCACGGAGGGAGCGGCCTTCCCCCCTCCCGACGGTGCCCGTGCCGGAGGAGCGGATTTCGCGGTGGAGCGTCTCGAAGGGGGCTTCGCGGGAGGCATGGCCAGGATCCTCACAGAGAACACAGTCAGAAGTCGCCTCGACTCGACATGCCCACGGGTTCTCCTCGGGAATCCACCCGGGTCCCCGTGGCCCCGCGCCATGAGGCAAGGCGCCCTCAGTCGCCCGCGGGTTCGACCGGCAGCTCCGTCGCGCGCCACAGGTACCAGCTCACCACCGAGCGCCAGGGGCGCCAGCGCTCCCCGAACTCCAACACCGCCTTGGGACGCGGCATCTCGGGAAGCCCGTAGGTGAGCATGAAGCCCTTGCGCACGCCGAAGTCATCCACCGGCAACACGTCCGGCCGACCCAGCCGGAAGATGAGCAGCATCTCCACCGTCCACTGGCCAATGCCGCGCACCTGCGTGCAGTGCTCGATGAGCTCCGCATCCTCCATCTTCCGCACCCGTGCCAGGGGCGGCACCGTGCCGTCCAACGACTTGCGCGCCAGGTCCTGGAGCGCGGCCAGCTTGTTCGCGGACAGGCCCGCTTCACGCAGCTCCGTCTCGGCGGTCGCCAGCAGGGCCTGCGGAGTGAAGCGCCGCCCCTTGCCCACCCGCTCGCAGACCCGCGCGAAGATGGCGGCGGCGGCCTTGCCGTGCAGCTGCTGGTAGACGATGGACTCCGCCAGCGCGGCGAAGGGGCTGTGCAGCGGGCCCAGCGCGAAGCGGAAGTCCCCCACGCGCTTCATCAGCGCGCCCAGCCTCGGGTCCGCGCGTGCCAGCGTGCGGCGGACCTCGGGGGTGAAGGCTTCGGGAAGAAGGCTCGGAGCAGAGGGCACGGGGCGGAGCATGGAGGGCCGCATGCTGACGCTCCGCCCGCGCCGTGCAACCCGTTTCTTGTGTCAGTCCGCCCCCCTCCCGCGAACGCTCCACGTCATTCCCCTGCACTTGAAAAACCCGGTGTGTGCGAACGGGCGAAACAGCATCGAAGGTGCGCCCTCGCCTCATCCGCGCCTCACGGGCCAGGGATGCGTCCTGGAAGCGATAACCTGGCGACGGGGAGCGCCGCGCCCGCCCGGTAGCCCGGCTTGGCGGCCACTCGTGATGTATACGAGCGGACAGAGCGGGGCGCCGGGTGTTGGCAAGTCGCGCGGCGTCGGAAGCGAGCCTGGGGCGGCTCGAAGGCCCGCGCTAGATAGAGAAATGGGTCGGCCCCCCGAACCCTGACGCGAGCCCAGGGAGCCACGAAGAATGCCCGTGGAGAGAATGGCTGGAAGCACCAGTCTCGTCGATGTCATGGACCGGGTCCTGGACCGCGGGCTTCGTTGGGACGACACCCTCCGCGCCGCCGCCCTCCAGGACTCTTCCGAGGACAGCGCCGCTCGCGTCGTGGTGACCTTCCTGGAGGTCTGGACGAACGACTCCCCTCACCCTGGTGACACACCCCGTCCCTCTCCCGGAGCCTGACGCATTGGTCTCTCCCGCCCCTCTCTCCACAGCCCACGCCACCAGCGCCGATGCACGCCTCGCCCTCGCCGAGCAGTTGCTCACCTGCGACGCGGCGCAAGATTGCGCGCGCGTGGTGGTGGAGTGGCTGGCCGTGCATGCTCCCGCCCCCGCCGTGGCCTGCCTGACGCGTGACGAGCCCGGAGGGAAGCTGGGCTGTCTGGCGTCGGTGGGATTGTCCGAAGACCAGCACGCCTCCCTGACGGAAGCGCCCAACACGGACGCGGAGCACCCGCTGGCGGAGGTGCTCTCGCACGCCGTCCCGTGCTTCTTCCCGCCCGAGCGCGCCCTCATCCCCATCCCAGGAACAGGCGGACTGTTCGCCGTTCCGCTGGGCCGCGAGGGCGCCACCCCCGTGGGTCTGCTGTTGATCTGGGTCAACGGCCCCACCCTGCCCTCCGAGGTCGCCTGGGTCGCGGCCCACGCGGGGCCCTACCTCGCGAAGCAAGTCACCTCCGGTCCGCTGGGCCTGGGCGGCGGCGCGCTGTTCCGCCACATCATCGACGCGGTGACGGACCCCGTGCTGCTCACGGACCTGGATGGACGCCTGCGGCTGGCCAACGCGCGCGCGGAGTCCCTGCTCGTCGCGAACCCCGACGCGAGCGACGGCCGCAAGCGCGCCGTCCACCTCAACCAGCGCGTGTTCACCACCGCGGTGGCCAGCACCGCGCGAGGCCCCGTACCAGGCGTGAGCTGGCGTGAGATTCCCCTGGTGGACCCCGCGGAGGGATTGGACCTGCTCTTCGAGCTCGTCGGCACCCGCGTGTATGCCCCCGACGGTCGCGAGGCCATGGTGAGCGTGCTGCGCAACGTGACGGACCTGGGCCGAGCCACCCAGGCCCTGGGTGAGAGCTACCGCCGCCTGCGCGCCACCGAGCGCGAGGCCCGCAGCGAGCGCCACCGCCTGGACCGCGTGCTCGACTCCGTGGCGGACCCCATCATCCTCTCCAGCCCGTCCGGCGGCGCGGTGATGATGAACGAGCCCGCGGAGAAGCTCTTCACGACCTCCTCCGAGGCGGGTCGGGCCGCGCAGCGCCGCGTGCGCTCCAACGACGCCGTGTTCTCTTCGTTCCTCGCCAACCTGCTGGACACGGGAGGAGGCCCCCGCTGGCGCGGTCAGCTCAACCTGGTGGACCCGGCCAGCGGAGGCACGCGCCCCATGGAGGCGGTGGCCACCAAGGTCCTGGGAGAC is part of the Myxococcus landrumus genome and encodes:
- a CDS encoding DNA-3-methyladenine glycosylase family protein produces the protein MRPSMLRPVPSAPSLLPEAFTPEVRRTLARADPRLGALMKRVGDFRFALGPLHSPFAALAESIVYQQLHGKAAAAIFARVCERVGKGRRFTPQALLATAETELREAGLSANKLAALQDLARKSLDGTVPPLARVRKMEDAELIEHCTQVRGIGQWTVEMLLIFRLGRPDVLPVDDFGVRKGFMLTYGLPEMPRPKAVLEFGERWRPWRSVVSWYLWRATELPVEPAGD
- a CDS encoding MFS transporter — translated: MRLPSSRLALLGVLYFVQGMPFGFQATALPVYLREQGVSLTTLGFVGVLALPWGLKALWAPLVDRYHSSRLGRRRSWILPMQAGLTLTCVAAGMLTSEGGSLHLLLGLILVMNLFAATQDIAVDGLAVDMLRPEELGLGNSVQVVGYKLGMLTGGGLLVWASKYLGWPGLFLSMAALCAVAFVVTLFAREVPPRESSAESASERTSERLSWAQWWEHIRTLVTGPGVGWLLLFIGTYKLGETMADVLYKPFLVDAGIPSWRIGQWVGTWGNVASIVGSIAGGVLAMRMPMLGALGLTASLRVFPLVGRWWLASHGVSDAGVIGVTLAEELVGGALTTVMFAFMMSRVDRSIGATHYTLLASIEVWGKAPAGPIAGWLADSTHGLGWGYAPVFLLGAALSVAFLVLLIPLRQQHAREVAVALTG
- a CDS encoding PAS domain-containing sensor histidine kinase, with the translated sequence MVSPAPLSTAHATSADARLALAEQLLTCDAAQDCARVVVEWLAVHAPAPAVACLTRDEPGGKLGCLASVGLSEDQHASLTEAPNTDAEHPLAEVLSHAVPCFFPPERALIPIPGTGGLFAVPLGREGATPVGLLLIWVNGPTLPSEVAWVAAHAGPYLAKQVTSGPLGLGGGALFRHIIDAVTDPVLLTDLDGRLRLANARAESLLVANPDASDGRKRAVHLNQRVFTTAVASTARGPVPGVSWREIPLVDPAEGLDLLFELVGTRVYAPDGREAMVSVLRNVTDLGRATQALGESYRRLRATEREARSERHRLDRVLDSVADPIILSSPSGGAVMMNEPAEKLFTTSSEAGRAAQRRVRSNDAVFSSFLANLLDTGGGPRWRGQLNLVDPASGGTRPMEAVATKVLGDGGELTGIVTLFQDRGEALEKARLLERLKEVSTLLEARVQVATAELAEQNEKLRRQAIQLEQASAAKSQFLANMSHEFRTPLNAILGYTNMLLQGVSGELTPIQRRNLTRIDSNGRHLLEVINEILDITRIEAGRMPLHLSDFGIPELLQEVMAEMDPIIVRSKLAVSTHLGAKLPQVHSDRQKMKQVVLNLLSNALKFTHEGSVKVSAECATPSSLLTISVTDTGIGIDPAYQEKIFEDFQQVDSSPTRAYGGTGLGLSICRRLADMLGGRVTLQSIPGQGSTFTLHFPRRPRRT
- a CDS encoding pyridoxal phosphate-dependent aminotransferase — translated: MSDDVTIPAFRSVPRTGVIYVTAEATRRGYRSSDPDWCNLGQGQPETGDLPGAPPRLNTVNIDVADMEYAPVAGLWDVREAIASLYNRLYRRGMPSQYSAENVCLSGGGRAALTRAAASLGSINLGHFLPDYTAYEELLDVFKAFTAIPILLEGERGYAFTHEDLRREVQGRGLSALLFSNPCNPTGKLVHGEEMARWVGVAREQECVLLIDEFYSHYIWTGRPGHLPVESAARYVEDVNRDPVVMFDGFTKNWRYPGWRMTWTVGPKQVIEAVSSAGSFLDGGGSRPLQRAAIPMLQEEPVVAETLAIHTAFREKRDRFHSRLERLGIRTDRAPDGTFYVWGNVSGLPAPLNDGMGFFRAALEHKIITVPGEFFDVNPGKRRARPSRFRSYVRLSFGPSMEVLEKALGRLEAMVLQHSRV